The Methylomagnum ishizawai genome has a window encoding:
- a CDS encoding lipid A biosynthesis acyltransferase, which translates to MTEAWLNIPERSSLFWLRAITWIALRLGRGVAWLLLYPITAYFLLFANRTGAASQAYLRRILGREPGFAERFRHYHTFACTLLDRVYVLAGQDRRLDIRVHGLELLERRARSGRGCILVGAHLGSFEIIRAVGRVRGGFKIKALMHGERTPLIAGLYRRLNPALHEDIVDMGNPSSLLGLDGHIAGGGWVALLGDRALHGDKRVLCDFLGAPAYFPQAPVLLGQILQAPLLLFVCLHRGWGRYEVYFETLTEAPPGLPRGERETAVRDIMQRYAGRLEHYCRLAPYNWFNFHDFWRIED; encoded by the coding sequence ATGACCGAGGCTTGGCTGAACATCCCCGAGCGCAGTAGCTTGTTCTGGCTCCGGGCCATCACCTGGATCGCGCTGCGGTTGGGGCGCGGGGTGGCTTGGCTGTTGCTCTATCCCATCACCGCCTATTTCCTGCTGTTCGCCAACCGCACCGGCGCGGCTTCCCAAGCCTATCTGCGGCGGATCCTGGGGCGGGAACCCGGATTCGCCGAGCGCTTCCGGCATTACCACACTTTCGCCTGCACCCTGTTGGACCGGGTCTATGTGCTGGCCGGGCAGGACCGGCGCTTGGATATCCGGGTGCATGGCCTGGAACTCCTGGAACGCCGGGCGCGGTCGGGGCGGGGCTGCATCCTGGTGGGGGCGCATTTGGGCAGCTTCGAAATCATCCGGGCCGTGGGCCGGGTCCGGGGCGGATTCAAGATCAAAGCCCTGATGCATGGCGAGCGCACCCCCTTGATCGCGGGGCTGTACCGCAGGCTCAATCCGGCCTTGCACGAGGATATCGTCGATATGGGCAATCCCAGCTCGCTGCTGGGGTTGGATGGCCATATCGCCGGGGGTGGATGGGTGGCTTTGCTGGGCGACCGCGCACTCCATGGCGATAAGCGCGTGCTATGCGATTTCCTGGGGGCACCGGCCTATTTCCCGCAAGCGCCGGTCTTGCTCGGGCAGATATTACAAGCGCCCTTGCTGCTGTTCGTCTGCCTGCACCGGGGCTGGGGCCGCTACGAGGTCTATTTCGAGACCTTGACCGAAGCGCCGCCCGGTTTGCCACGCGGGGAGCGCGAGACGGCGGTGCGCGACATCATGCAGCGCTACGCCGGGCGCTTGGAGCATTACTGCCGTTTGGCCCCTTATAACTGGTTCAACTTCCATGATTTTTGGCGGATCGAGGATTAA
- a CDS encoding phosphopantetheine-binding protein: protein MPILNPLELELARLMVDALNLDAEAGSIDPAAPLYRDGLGLDSIDLLELSVVVSKRYGFQIKSDDPDITRIFSSLGALAATVAARRTLA from the coding sequence ATGCCCATATTGAATCCGTTGGAACTCGAACTGGCGCGGCTGATGGTCGATGCCTTGAACCTGGACGCCGAGGCCGGGTCCATCGACCCCGCCGCGCCTTTGTACCGCGATGGCCTGGGCTTGGATTCCATCGACCTTTTGGAACTGTCGGTGGTGGTTTCCAAGCGCTACGGGTTCCAGATCAAATCGGACGATCCCGATATCACCCGCATCTTCTCCTCGCTGGGGGCGCTGGCCGCAACCGTGGCGGCCCGCCGCACCCTGGCTTGA
- a CDS encoding NAD(P)/FAD-dependent oxidoreductase, with the protein MQNATPRTCDVLVIGGGPAGAAIGTLLARRGWHTVVLEKDRHPRFHIGESLLPLSLPYFEQLGVREELDRIGLRKYAAEFHSMDHGKHVAFQFGDAIDKSYPYAYEVRRSEFDQLLLGNCAAQGAEVHEGCRVDGVEYADDAIAAVGAVDGEGGRQRWTARFYVDATGRDTLLADRLGVKEANPRHRSAALYGHFQGAERWTGRDEGNISIYWFDHGWFWMIPLRDGTMSVGAVCRPEYLKSRAVPVEQFFRDTIARCPGVAARLQNASPVGGVTATGNYSYQSRRMTGRNFILVGDAYAFIDPVFSSGVHLALNSAFLGAEAVDGLLKDPASAPARLARFERSVRRGLKTFSWFIYRVTTPAIRDLFMHPRNAFRMREGVISLLAGDIFRDTPLMLPLFAFRWVYRINSLWMRWRGVATPPGPALAEGGR; encoded by the coding sequence ATGCAGAACGCAACCCCCCGCACCTGCGACGTCCTCGTCATCGGCGGCGGTCCCGCCGGTGCCGCCATCGGCACCTTGCTGGCCCGGCGCGGCTGGCATACGGTCGTGCTGGAAAAGGACCGCCATCCGCGCTTCCATATCGGCGAGAGCCTGTTGCCGCTGAGCCTGCCTTATTTCGAGCAACTCGGCGTGCGCGAGGAACTCGACCGGATCGGGCTGAGGAAATACGCCGCCGAATTCCATTCGATGGATCACGGCAAGCATGTGGCTTTCCAGTTCGGCGACGCCATCGATAAATCCTATCCCTATGCCTACGAGGTGCGGCGCTCGGAGTTCGACCAGCTCCTGCTCGGGAATTGCGCGGCCCAGGGGGCCGAGGTCCACGAGGGCTGCCGGGTGGACGGCGTCGAATACGCCGACGACGCCATCGCCGCCGTGGGCGCGGTGGATGGCGAAGGTGGACGGCAACGCTGGACGGCGCGGTTCTATGTCGATGCGACGGGCCGCGACACCTTGCTGGCCGACCGCCTGGGCGTGAAGGAAGCCAATCCCCGCCACCGCAGCGCCGCCTTGTATGGCCATTTCCAAGGGGCCGAGCGCTGGACGGGCCGCGACGAGGGCAATATCAGCATCTATTGGTTCGATCACGGCTGGTTTTGGATGATCCCGCTGCGCGACGGCACCATGAGCGTGGGCGCGGTCTGCCGCCCCGAATACCTGAAAAGCCGCGCCGTGCCGGTGGAACAATTCTTCCGCGACACCATCGCCCGGTGCCCCGGCGTGGCGGCGCGCTTGCAAAATGCCAGCCCCGTGGGCGGCGTCACCGCCACCGGCAATTATTCCTACCAATCCCGGCGCATGACGGGCCGCAATTTCATCCTGGTGGGCGATGCCTACGCCTTCATCGATCCGGTGTTTTCCAGCGGGGTGCATCTGGCCTTGAACAGCGCCTTCCTGGGGGCCGAGGCGGTGGACGGGCTCCTCAAGGACCCGGCTTCGGCCCCGGCGCGGCTGGCCCGGTTCGAGCGCTCGGTGCGGCGCGGCCTCAAGACCTTCTCCTGGTTCATCTACCGCGTCACCACGCCCGCGATCCGCGATTTGTTCATGCATCCCCGCAATGCCTTCCGTATGCGGGAAGGCGTGATTTCGCTGCTGGCCGGGGATATCTTCCGCGATACGCCGCTCATGCTGCCCTTGTTCGCCTTCCGTTGGGTCTACCGCATCAATAGCCTGTGGATGCGCTGGCGTGGGGTGGCCACGCCACCGGGTCCGGCCCTGGCCGAGGGTGGACGCTGA
- a CDS encoding class I SAM-dependent methyltransferase: MNPDHRFAPHPVLAPHYASSVEKQAFLRQVFDQSAPYYERVAGWGFFGTGDWYRRRALVRAGLAPGMAVVDIAAGTGLTARAAAHIVGDPARIACVEPSPGMLRESARRLPAAQHILGTADAVPLAGGGFDFLSMGFALRHVENLATAFGEFYRVLKPGGRLLIMDITKPDGRIAQTWVRLYFRDFMPRFTQLVTGSREARYLMEYYWETLDSMVEPARVLEALALAGFERPHRHVEARIFSEYTALKAAR, encoded by the coding sequence ATGAACCCCGACCACAGATTCGCGCCGCATCCCGTACTCGCGCCCCACTATGCCTCCAGCGTGGAGAAGCAAGCCTTCCTGCGCCAGGTGTTCGACCAGTCCGCCCCCTATTATGAACGGGTGGCGGGCTGGGGGTTTTTCGGCACCGGGGATTGGTACCGGCGGCGGGCGCTGGTCCGTGCCGGGCTGGCACCGGGGATGGCGGTGGTGGATATCGCCGCGGGGACGGGCCTCACCGCCCGCGCCGCCGCCCATATCGTGGGCGATCCCGCCCGGATCGCCTGCGTCGAACCCAGCCCTGGGATGCTCCGGGAATCGGCCCGACGGCTGCCCGCCGCCCAGCATATACTCGGCACGGCGGATGCGGTGCCCCTGGCCGGGGGCGGCTTCGATTTCCTGAGCATGGGTTTCGCCCTGCGCCATGTGGAGAATCTGGCGACCGCGTTCGGCGAGTTTTATCGCGTATTGAAGCCGGGGGGCCGGTTATTGATTATGGATATCACCAAGCCGGACGGTCGCATCGCCCAAACCTGGGTCCGGCTGTATTTCCGCGATTTCATGCCGCGCTTCACCCAACTCGTCACCGGCAGCCGCGAGGCCCGCTATCTGATGGAATATTACTGGGAAACCCTGGATTCGATGGTGGAGCCGGCCCGCGTCCTGGAAGCCCTGGCGCTCGCGGGCTTCGAGCGGCCACACCGCCATGTGGAAGCCCGCATCTTCAGCGAATACACGGCGCTCAAAGCGGCCCGCTGA
- a CDS encoding polysaccharide deacetylase family protein, with protein sequence MRGPSKNPPPSQPTPTPSMTDTDTPNPWHPPPFIVLSVLAHLGAVAAWLWRPDLWAWSLGIVAADQAVLSVAGLWPNSRLLGPNWTALPQTAALRGEIAITLDDGPDPEVTPAVLDLLDRYGAKATFFCIGERALRHPELCREIARRGHALGNHSHRHAPGFAASGLAGFTQELALAQAALTQATGLRPRFFRAPFGLRNPLLDPALARFGLTLASWTRRGFDTRERDPDRVARRLLCGLKAGDILLLHDGNAGRTATGEPVVLAALPPLLDAIAAAGLRPVTLEEARR encoded by the coding sequence ATGCGCGGACCATCAAAGAACCCACCGCCCAGCCAGCCAACCCCCACCCCGTCCATGACCGACACCGATACCCCTAACCCCTGGCATCCCCCTCCCTTCATCGTCCTGTCCGTCCTGGCGCATCTCGGCGCGGTCGCGGCTTGGCTGTGGCGGCCCGACCTGTGGGCTTGGAGCCTGGGGATCGTCGCCGCCGACCAAGCCGTGCTGAGCGTGGCGGGCCTGTGGCCCAACAGCCGGCTGCTCGGCCCGAACTGGACCGCCCTGCCCCAAACCGCCGCCCTCCGCGGCGAAATCGCCATCACCCTGGACGACGGGCCCGACCCCGAAGTCACCCCCGCCGTGCTGGACCTGCTCGACCGCTATGGCGCGAAAGCGACTTTCTTCTGCATCGGCGAGCGGGCGCTACGCCACCCGGAACTGTGCCGGGAAATCGCCCGCCGCGGCCACGCGCTCGGCAACCACAGCCACCGCCACGCCCCTGGTTTCGCCGCCTCGGGCTTGGCCGGCTTCACCCAGGAACTGGCCTTGGCGCAAGCCGCCCTGACCCAGGCCACCGGCCTCCGCCCGCGGTTTTTCCGGGCCCCCTTCGGCCTGCGCAACCCCCTGCTCGATCCGGCCCTGGCCCGGTTCGGCCTGACCTTGGCGAGTTGGACCCGCCGGGGCTTCGACACCCGCGAACGCGATCCCGACCGGGTGGCCCGGCGGCTGCTGTGTGGGCTCAAAGCCGGGGATATCCTGCTGTTGCACGATGGCAACGCGGGCCGGACGGCGACCGGCGAACCCGTGGTCCTGGCGGCGCTGCCGCCCCTGCTGGACGCCATCGCCGCCGCCGGGCTGCGGCCCGTGACCTTGGAGGAGGCCCGCCGATGA
- a CDS encoding SAM-dependent methyltransferase translates to MTARPLSELVATAAARYRPAGRFALHFARGKLAGDPVFAGLLARGLIADGAAILDLGCGQGLLAAWLQAAQECHGTGAWPSAWPPPPRIRAYRGIELMPADAQRARTALGADADIVTGDIRDADLGTPDTVVILDVLHFIGHADQAALLARIHAALPPGGTLLLRIGDAAGGAGFGFSLWVDRWVAFVRGHGLARLHCRTLRDWVALLERLGFAVEALPMAQGTPFANQLLIARKPAAATTGPAGGA, encoded by the coding sequence ATGACAGCCCGCCCGCTATCCGAATTAGTGGCAACCGCCGCCGCCCGTTACCGCCCGGCAGGACGCTTCGCCTTACATTTCGCACGGGGCAAATTGGCGGGCGATCCCGTGTTCGCGGGCCTTTTGGCGCGGGGCTTGATCGCCGACGGCGCGGCTATCCTCGACCTGGGCTGCGGCCAAGGCTTGCTCGCGGCTTGGCTCCAGGCCGCCCAGGAATGCCATGGGACCGGCGCTTGGCCCAGCGCTTGGCCCCCCCCGCCGCGGATCCGCGCCTACCGGGGCATCGAACTCATGCCCGCCGACGCCCAACGCGCCCGCACCGCCCTGGGCGCGGACGCGGACATCGTCACCGGCGATATCCGCGATGCCGATCTCGGCACGCCCGATACCGTGGTCATCCTCGATGTGCTGCATTTCATCGGCCACGCGGATCAAGCCGCCTTGCTGGCCCGCATCCACGCGGCCCTACCCCCTGGCGGAACGCTGCTACTCAGGATCGGGGACGCCGCGGGCGGCGCGGGGTTTGGGTTCAGTCTTTGGGTGGACCGCTGGGTTGCCTTCGTCCGGGGGCATGGACTGGCCCGGCTGCATTGCCGGACCTTGCGCGATTGGGTGGCGTTGCTGGAAAGGCTGGGTTTCGCGGTGGAAGCCCTACCGATGGCCCAGGGCACGCCCTTCGCCAATCAACTGCTCATCGCCCGGAAACCAGCCGCCGCCACAACAGGACCGGCAGGCGGAGCATGA
- a CDS encoding glycosyltransferase family 2 protein: MNPPFETHLVLIPSYNPGPKVHATVMEARRYWSPVWVVVDGSTDGTAASLAALAAHDPGLVVIVLPENRGKGAAVLHGIELAARAGFSHALTMDSDGQHPAASIPEFMAASLREPDAMILGMPVFDASAPALRVKGRKISNWWANLETLWSGIGDSLFGFRVYPIAPLRRVMAGRRWMRGFDFDPEAAVRLRWLGVEAVNLPAPVKYWSREEGGVSHFDYWRDNRLLTWMHIRLVFGFMLRLPVLLWRRLVSGR, from the coding sequence ATGAACCCACCCTTTGAGACCCATCTGGTTTTGATCCCCAGCTACAACCCCGGTCCCAAGGTCCACGCGACCGTGATGGAGGCGCGGCGGTATTGGAGTCCGGTCTGGGTGGTGGTCGATGGCAGCACCGATGGCACGGCGGCAAGCCTCGCGGCGCTGGCGGCCCACGATCCGGGCTTGGTGGTGATCGTCCTGCCGGAAAACCGCGGCAAGGGCGCGGCGGTATTGCATGGGATCGAATTGGCGGCACGGGCGGGGTTTAGCCACGCCCTGACCATGGATTCGGACGGCCAGCATCCCGCCGCCTCGATTCCGGAGTTCATGGCGGCTTCGCTGCGGGAGCCGGACGCCATGATCCTCGGTATGCCAGTGTTCGATGCCAGCGCCCCGGCCTTGCGGGTCAAGGGCCGGAAAATCTCGAACTGGTGGGCCAACCTCGAAACCCTGTGGAGCGGCATCGGCGATTCGCTGTTCGGCTTCCGGGTCTATCCCATCGCGCCGCTACGCCGGGTGATGGCGGGGCGGCGCTGGATGCGGGGGTTCGATTTCGACCCGGAAGCGGCGGTGCGCCTGCGCTGGCTGGGGGTCGAGGCGGTCAACCTGCCCGCGCCGGTGAAATATTGGAGCCGGGAAGAGGGCGGCGTTTCCCATTTCGACTATTGGCGGGATAACCGCCTGCTGACCTGGATGCATATCCGCCTGGTGTTCGGCTTCATGCTCCGCCTGCCGGTCCTGTTGTGGCGGCGGCTGGTTTCCGGGCGATGA
- a CDS encoding lysophospholipid acyltransferase family protein, which yields MRKLKTLYEYAALCFGLAFLACLCIAWSLLAATLCRLLPERRGRQLGRWVIMAGFRLYLAVLGWIGACRFDLAALDALRGGPALIIAPNHPGLLDAVMILSRLPDVACILKASLMDHLLFGAGARLACYIRNDMGHAMIKRAVRALDGGSHLLLFPEGTRTTRLPVNAFKGSTGLIAHHARVPVQTVFIEAGSPFLGKHWPLFRRPDLPLGYRVRLGRRFDPPEDIRAFTRELETYFAAELGADPRPSHRPAAPQYPRTRQETADEPTL from the coding sequence ATGCGGAAGCTCAAAACCCTCTACGAATACGCCGCGCTGTGCTTCGGGTTGGCGTTCCTGGCTTGTTTGTGCATCGCCTGGTCGCTGCTGGCGGCGACGCTGTGCCGCCTCTTGCCGGAACGCCGGGGCCGGCAACTCGGGCGTTGGGTCATCATGGCCGGTTTCCGGCTCTATCTCGCCGTGCTGGGCTGGATCGGCGCGTGCCGTTTCGATCTCGCGGCCTTGGATGCCCTGCGTGGCGGACCGGCCTTGATTATCGCGCCCAACCATCCCGGCCTCCTCGACGCCGTGATGATTTTGTCCCGCCTGCCGGATGTGGCCTGCATCCTCAAGGCCAGCTTGATGGACCACCTGCTGTTCGGGGCCGGGGCGCGGCTGGCCTGCTATATCCGCAACGACATGGGCCACGCGATGATCAAGCGGGCGGTGCGGGCCTTGGACGGTGGCAGCCACCTCCTGCTGTTTCCCGAGGGCACCCGCACCACCCGTCTGCCGGTCAACGCCTTCAAGGGCAGCACCGGCCTGATCGCCCACCATGCGCGGGTACCGGTGCAGACGGTGTTCATCGAGGCCGGTTCGCCCTTCCTGGGCAAACATTGGCCCTTGTTCCGCCGTCCGGATTTGCCGCTCGGCTACCGCGTGCGGCTGGGGCGGCGCTTCGATCCGCCCGAGGATATCCGCGCCTTCACCCGCGAACTCGAAACCTATTTCGCCGCCGAACTCGGCGCGGACCCCAGGCCGTCCCACCGGCCCGCCGCGCCGCAATATCCACGGACCCGCCAGGAAACCGCCGATGAACCCACCCTTTGA
- a CDS encoding F0F1 ATP synthase subunit epsilon: MAMTIHVDIVSAEAAIYSGQAELVVAPAEMGEVGIAARHAPFLSRLKPGEVRVKVSADEVHPFYISGGMIEVQPHVVTILADSAIRARDIDEMAALEAKRQAEDMLADKSGKLDYAKAQAQLVDAMAQLRTLEKYRKGRG, from the coding sequence ATGGCGATGACGATCCATGTGGACATCGTGAGCGCGGAAGCCGCGATTTATTCGGGCCAGGCGGAACTGGTGGTGGCTCCGGCCGAAATGGGCGAGGTGGGTATCGCCGCCCGCCACGCGCCCTTCCTCAGCCGGTTGAAGCCGGGCGAGGTTCGCGTGAAAGTCAGCGCCGACGAGGTCCATCCGTTCTATATCTCCGGCGGGATGATCGAGGTCCAGCCGCACGTCGTGACGATCCTGGCCGATTCCGCCATCCGCGCCCGCGACATCGACGAGATGGCGGCGTTGGAAGCCAAGCGCCAGGCCGAGGATATGCTGGCCGATAAATCCGGCAAGCTCGATTACGCCAAGGCCCAGGCCCAGTTGGTCGATGCCATGGCGCAGTTGCGGACCTTGGAGAAATACCGGAAAGGCCGCGGCTGA
- the atpD gene encoding F0F1 ATP synthase subunit beta, which yields MSSGKIVQIIGAVVDVEFPRELLPKVYNALTVLGSNTVLEVQQQLGDGVVRTIAMGTTDGLKRGLAVADTGAAISVPVGQKTLGRIMDVLGNPIDEKGPIGEEVRWGIHRKAPSFEEQAAANELLETGIKVIDLVCPFAKGGKVGLFGGAGVGKTVNMMELIRNIAIEHSGFSVFAGVGERTREGNDFYHEMSEGGVLDKVSLVYGQMNEPPGNRLRVALTGLTMAEYFRDEGRDVLLFIDNIYRYTLAGTEVSALLGRMPSAVGYQPTLAEEMGVLQERITSTKIGSITSIQAVYVPADDLTDPSPATTFAHLDATVVLSRQIAELGIYPAVDPLDSTSRQLDPLVVGQEHYQTARRVQSTLQRYKELRDIIAILGMDELSEEDKLTVSRARKIQRFLSQPFFVAEVFTGSPGKYVSLKDTIAGFKGIVEGEFDDVPEQAFYMVGSIDEALEKAKRLAA from the coding sequence ATGAGTTCGGGCAAAATCGTTCAGATTATCGGCGCCGTCGTGGACGTGGAATTTCCGCGCGAGCTGCTGCCGAAGGTATACAACGCGCTGACCGTCCTGGGCAGCAACACCGTGTTGGAAGTCCAGCAACAACTGGGCGACGGCGTGGTCAGGACCATCGCCATGGGCACCACCGACGGTTTGAAGCGCGGCCTCGCGGTCGCCGACACCGGGGCCGCGATTTCCGTGCCGGTCGGCCAGAAAACCCTGGGCCGCATCATGGATGTGCTGGGCAACCCCATCGACGAGAAAGGCCCCATCGGTGAAGAGGTCCGTTGGGGTATCCACCGCAAAGCGCCGAGCTTCGAGGAACAAGCCGCCGCCAACGAACTGTTGGAAACCGGCATCAAGGTGATCGACTTGGTCTGCCCCTTCGCCAAGGGCGGCAAGGTCGGCCTGTTCGGGGGCGCGGGCGTGGGCAAGACCGTCAACATGATGGAATTGATCCGCAACATCGCCATCGAGCATAGCGGTTTCTCCGTGTTTGCCGGTGTCGGCGAACGTACCCGCGAAGGCAACGACTTCTACCACGAAATGAGTGAAGGCGGCGTGCTCGACAAGGTGTCGCTGGTCTACGGCCAGATGAACGAGCCGCCGGGCAACCGTCTGCGCGTGGCGCTGACCGGCCTGACCATGGCGGAATACTTCCGCGACGAAGGCCGCGACGTGCTGCTGTTCATCGACAACATCTACCGCTACACCCTGGCCGGCACCGAAGTGTCGGCGTTGTTGGGCCGTATGCCTTCCGCCGTGGGTTATCAGCCGACCCTGGCCGAGGAAATGGGCGTGCTGCAAGAGCGCATCACCTCCACCAAGATCGGTTCCATCACCTCCATCCAGGCCGTCTACGTCCCCGCCGACGACTTGACCGACCCGTCCCCGGCGACCACCTTCGCCCACTTGGACGCCACCGTGGTGTTGTCGCGCCAGATCGCCGAACTGGGTATCTATCCCGCCGTGGACCCGCTGGATTCCACCAGCCGCCAGCTCGATCCGCTGGTCGTGGGCCAGGAACATTACCAAACCGCCCGCCGGGTGCAGTCCACCTTGCAGCGTTATAAGGAACTGCGCGACATCATCGCCATCCTGGGCATGGACGAACTGTCCGAGGAAGACAAGCTCACCGTGTCCCGCGCCCGTAAAATCCAGCGCTTCCTGTCGCAGCCGTTCTTCGTGGCCGAAGTCTTCACCGGCTCGCCCGGCAAGTACGTGTCGCTAAAGGACACCATCGCCGGCTTCAAGGGCATCGTCGAAGGCGAATTCGACGATGTGCCGGAACAGGCGTTCTACATGGTCGGCAGCATCGACGAAGCCTTGGAAAAAGCCAAGCGCCTAGCCGCCTGA
- the atpG gene encoding F0F1 ATP synthase subunit gamma yields MAVGKEIRLKIASIKNTQKITRAMEMVAASKMRKTQDRMQATRPYSRKIAQIIQHLATANPEYKHPFMIERDVKKVGVILISSDRGLCGGLNANLFRLALRKLRGWSEDGTGVKLCTIGQKGSVFFNSVGADIVAQATKLGDRPHLEHIIGVIKVMLDEYNEGKIDQLYVLHNEFVNTMTQKPNLVQLLPINAGELGGEPNKGQWDYLYEPDAKEVLDQLLVRYVESIVFQGLVENNACEQAARMVAMKSASDNAGKLIKELQLIYNKARQAAITQEIAEIVGGAAAV; encoded by the coding sequence ATGGCCGTCGGCAAAGAAATCCGCCTGAAGATCGCGAGTATCAAGAATACTCAGAAGATCACCCGCGCCATGGAAATGGTCGCCGCCAGCAAGATGCGCAAGACCCAGGACCGGATGCAGGCCACCCGCCCGTATTCCCGGAAGATCGCCCAGATCATCCAGCATCTGGCGACCGCCAACCCGGAATACAAACATCCGTTCATGATCGAGCGCGATGTGAAGAAGGTGGGCGTGATCCTGATCTCCTCCGACCGTGGTTTGTGCGGCGGTTTGAACGCCAACCTGTTCCGTCTGGCCCTGCGCAAGCTGCGCGGTTGGAGCGAGGACGGCACCGGCGTCAAGCTCTGCACCATTGGCCAGAAGGGTTCGGTGTTCTTCAATTCGGTCGGTGCCGACATCGTCGCCCAGGCCACCAAACTGGGCGACCGGCCCCACCTGGAGCACATCATCGGCGTCATCAAGGTCATGCTGGACGAGTACAACGAGGGCAAGATCGACCAGTTGTACGTGCTCCACAACGAGTTCGTGAACACCATGACCCAGAAGCCCAACCTGGTCCAATTGCTCCCGATCAACGCGGGCGAACTCGGCGGGGAGCCGAACAAGGGCCAATGGGATTACCTGTACGAGCCCGACGCCAAGGAAGTGCTGGACCAGCTTCTGGTCCGGTACGTCGAATCCATCGTGTTCCAGGGGCTGGTCGAGAACAACGCTTGCGAACAAGCCGCCCGCATGGTGGCGATGAAGAGCGCCTCCGACAACGCCGGCAAGCTCATCAAAGAGTTGCAACTGATCTACAACAAGGCGCGGCAAGCGGCCATCACCCAGGAAATCGCGGAAATCGTCGGCGGCGCGGCCGCCGTCTAA
- the atpA gene encoding F0F1 ATP synthase subunit alpha, with translation MQLNPSEISELIKARIQNFDLGVESRTEGTIVSVTDGIVRVHGLTDVMQGEMVEFPGNSYGMALNLERDSVGAVVLGPYEHLAEGDTVRCTGRILDVPVGRGLLGRVVDALGNPIDGKGPIYFEERSPIEKIAPGVIARQSVSQPLQTGLKSIDSMIPVGRGQRELIIGDRQTGKTAIAIDAIINQKGTGVKCIYVAIGQKQSSIANVVRKLEEHGAMEHTIIVAASASESAALQFIAPYSGCSMGEFFRDRGEDALIIYDDLTKQAWAYRQISLLLRRPPGREAYPGDVFYLHSRLLERASRINAEEVTKLTNGAVTGQTGSLTALPIIETQAGDVSAFVPTNVISITDGQIYLETNLFNAGVRPAVNAGLSVSRVGGAAQTKIIKKLGGGIRLDLAQFRELAAFAQFASDLDEATRKQIERGQRVTELMKQSQYAPYSVAQIAVSLFAANEGFVDDVPVNKIRDFEEALQGYMKSAQAALMDQINATGDYNDAIQAGLRSALTQFKATHTW, from the coding sequence ATGCAGCTGAATCCATCAGAAATCAGTGAACTCATCAAGGCGCGCATCCAGAATTTCGATCTGGGCGTAGAGTCGCGCACCGAAGGCACCATCGTCAGCGTCACCGACGGCATCGTGCGCGTCCATGGCCTGACCGATGTGATGCAGGGGGAAATGGTCGAATTCCCCGGCAATAGCTATGGTATGGCGTTGAACCTGGAACGCGACTCGGTCGGTGCCGTGGTCTTGGGACCGTATGAGCATCTGGCCGAAGGCGACACCGTGCGTTGTACGGGCCGCATTTTGGACGTGCCCGTGGGTCGCGGCCTGCTGGGCCGTGTGGTCGATGCCCTGGGTAATCCCATCGACGGCAAAGGCCCGATCTACTTCGAAGAACGCTCCCCCATCGAAAAAATCGCCCCCGGCGTGATCGCCCGTCAATCGGTCAGCCAACCGCTGCAAACCGGCTTGAAGTCCATTGACTCCATGATCCCGGTGGGCCGGGGTCAGCGTGAGTTGATCATCGGCGACCGCCAGACCGGCAAGACCGCCATCGCCATCGATGCCATCATCAATCAGAAGGGCACCGGCGTTAAGTGCATCTACGTCGCCATCGGCCAGAAGCAGTCGTCCATCGCCAACGTGGTGCGCAAGCTGGAAGAACATGGCGCGATGGAACACACCATCATCGTCGCCGCCTCCGCTTCCGAATCCGCCGCGCTGCAATTCATCGCGCCGTACTCCGGCTGCTCCATGGGCGAGTTCTTCCGCGACCGCGGCGAAGACGCGCTCATCATCTATGACGACTTGACCAAGCAAGCTTGGGCCTACCGTCAGATTTCCCTGCTGCTGCGCCGTCCGCCGGGCCGCGAAGCTTATCCGGGCGACGTGTTCTATCTGCACTCCCGTTTGCTGGAACGCGCTTCCCGCATCAACGCCGAAGAAGTCACCAAGCTCACCAATGGTGCCGTGACCGGCCAGACCGGCTCGCTCACCGCCCTGCCGATCATCGAAACCCAGGCCGGCGACGTGTCCGCCTTCGTGCCGACCAACGTGATCTCCATCACCGACGGGCAGATCTACCTGGAAACCAACCTGTTCAACGCGGGCGTCCGCCCCGCCGTGAACGCGGGTCTCTCGGTGTCCCGCGTCGGTGGCGCGGCCCAAACCAAGATCATCAAGAAGCTCGGCGGTGGTATCCGTCTCGACTTGGCGCAGTTCCGCGAGTTGGCGGCCTTCGCCCAGTTCGCTTCCGATCTCGACGAAGCCACCCGCAAGCAGATCGAACGCGGCCAGCGCGTGACCGAACTGATGAAGCAAAGCCAGTACGCCCCCTACAGCGTCGCCCAGATCGCGGTGTCGTTGTTCGCGGCCAACGAAGGTTTCGTCGACGATGTGCCGGTCAACAAAATCCGTGATTTCGAAGAAGCCCTGCAAGGCTACATGAAGTCCGCCCAGGCGGCCCTCATGGACCAGATCAACGCGACCGGCGACTACAACGACGCGATCCAGGCGGGGCTGCGTTCGGCGCTGACCCAGTTCAAAGCAACCCACACCTGGTAA